The genomic region TGCAACATGTCTTTGTACATTATAAGTAGACTTGACAAACAGGTTAACCTGGTCGAGTCATTTTCGGATTTGGCCAGGTCAATTCGAGTCTAGGCATTTTCGGGTCAATTTTTAACGAGTTTTATTTAGGGACGGGTCATTTTGATCGGGTCAATTCAGGTTACGACTCAATCTCGGGTCTCTCAATTTGGGTATCGGGTCATTGGATGAAATTACACTACCACCCTTGATAAATTACTCCAATAACCTTAAAATCCCTAAAACCTCCTCAAAACCTTCAGAAAATCATTTTTTTTGTGGCATCAAAATTTCTCATCAAGATTCCAACTTGAAGCCAGAAAATGAAAGCAATAAGAGGTAACACTTCAAATCTTACTGCTTTTTCCAAATTACTGAAATCTTTTACAAACTTATCTGAATCCCATCAAATTAATAGCCATGAAAGTTCACATTtgttgaaaattagggtttttagtTCCTTTAATGGTAGAAGAAATGATAGGAATGATTTCAATAGAGGTAGGAATGATTTTAATGGAGGTAGGAATGATTTTAATAGAGGCAggaatgataatgataatgatgataagtTTTCTGGTAGAGATAGGGGAAATCATGGTTATAACCCTAATGCTGGTATACCTGCTAGAGGTGACAGGCAAAGGCCTCAATTTGGTGGGCAAAATATGGGCCCGGATCGCGATAATCAGCCTCGAGATAATCATGGTTATAACCCTAATGCTGGTAGACCTGCAAGAGGTGACAGGCAAAGGCCTCAATTTGGTGGGCAAAATATGGGTCCGGATCGCGATAATGAGCCTAGAGATAATCGGCCTCGAGGAAGGAGGAATGATGGGTTTAGTAGGCCAGTTGGTGGGGATAGGAATATGGATAGGGAGAGGGATAGAGCTAATTTAAAATTGAGTGATGATTTTTTTAAGTTAGATGAAAATGATGAGGTTGAAGGGAAGAAGGATTATCAGCCGTCTGTGCGCGAGCTAGTGAATAAACGTGGTGAGAAGGAGGACGGTGAATTTCTTGAGAAGTTTAAGCTTGGTGGTGTGGGAAAGGAGGAGAGTCGGTCTGATGAGGTTCATAGAATCCCTCCCCCTGAAGAGGAAAAGATGGAGGTGCCCGAGGAAGCTAATGAGATTTTTAATAAGATGAGGAAAAATGGGTTAATTCCTAATGCAGTGGCAATGCTTGATGGGTTGTGTAAGGATGGGTTGGTTCATGAAGCTATGAAGCTTTTCGGGGTGATGCGTGAAAAGGGTAGTATGCCGGAAGTGGTTGTGTATACTGCTGTGGTTGAAGGGTTTTGCAAGGCTCATAAGGTTGATGATGCTGTGAGGATTTTTAAGAAAATGCAAGATAATGGGATTGTGCCTAATGCTTTTAGTTACAGTGTCTTGGTCAATGGACTTTGTAAGGCGAAGAGATTGGAAGAGGCGTTTGATCTGTGTGCGGAGATGTTGGAAGCAGGACATTCACCAAATGTTGCgacatttactgaattggtacaTGAGTTTTGTAAGGAGAAGGGGGTTGAAGATGCTCAAAGGTTTATTGAGATGTTGAAGCAAAAAGGGTTCTGTTTGGATGAGAAAGTGGTCAGAGTTCATTTAGATAAGACGGGTCCAACGTCACCAATGGTACGGGAAGCAATCTTTGGCCCGAAGAAGACTACAGAAAGTGCAGTTTAAGTCTTTTCATGTGAGCCTTGATCGCGTAAGCATGCTAAATTTTCAACTGATTTCGTTTCCATTTCGTGAACATGTCGGTTAATTGAAGGTTGGCCAAAGTTCATGTATGATTTACTTTGTCGGGCATCTGTGGAAGTTGCTACTCCCTTTGTCCccgtcatttgttgtctttttccatgttgggtgtctcagtcaattgttgtcctttctattttaaaaatgaacttgatggacaatttgatcattcacattcaatttattccacttgtcatttagtaattggccccttcccctttccttggtctttgtgccaaatccaaaggacaacaaatgaccgggacagaaggAGTATTTTATTATGGATCATCGTGATTCAGCTGCTATGTTTGGAAAAAAATTCATTACATCGAACCAACTTTCCTTGTAAAACTGAGTGTCTTGTCATGTGAGAACAAACGCAGTATTTAAACCTCATTCTTGGTGTCGTGTGCTCCTTATGTTTGGTGGTGGCAATTTTTTATGGTTTATCCGAAATGGGCAGTGGATCAAAGTCAGGTAGTAGACAATTTATTATGGTTTATCCGAAATGagcatctttgtgttgttgacaTAAGCACAAAGCTGCATATACCGAACCCCTTACCGTTGCTTTTCGGAAGAGCCCTTCAGGCATTAGGTTAATGCTGTTGTCTCTGCATCATATTTGGACCAGCTAATTTATGGATTCGAGCTTTAGCATTACATTGCTGTAGCTGAATAATTGACTAAATGACAGGGATCCGCCTTAACTCTGATCCGTCAAACACGTTGATTCACCTAACATGGAAAACTGGAACCAGCCTTTTGTGTTTCACATAAGGTAAAGTTGCATACAACCTGGTGTAAAGGAACCCGAGTTTGGCTCCAAATTGGCTAGGAAATTTGAGCTCAAGTTCAGCCTTGACTCGAACTAAACCAGGACTAAAATAATAAGATTTAAGACTCGTGTTCAGCTGGGAGTATATGTGGTTTGAACGAACTGAGATAGAGGGGTTGATGAGGTACATAGACGGGAGCATTTGACGATGAAATACTGTTATTTTAGCGCAATCTGATGCATAAGCATGTAGAATGCTGCAACCTACCTCTAGGCCAATCTGAAATAGCATGTCTGACTATCTGCGCATTTATTGCTTGAATGAGCTGATACCTGAACTTTGATTTGCATTATTTCATTGCAGTGCTGTGGTTACCATTTCTGGGAGAGTAGAGCATATATAGCAGCCAAGAAGTGGACAATTTCTGCAGGTGACTTCATGTAATTTCCTGCATTCCAAGAAGATCGGCCGCATACTACAGGAGTCGAAATCACAATATCATTTCGCTTGGTGTTCAGTGGCATGCAACCCCTAGgcattatttttttttgttagtAGTTGATGTAGAACTAGGTTTGATATAGCAATACTTTGGATTCGAACGACTGATGAACAAATTTCttgtaaaacggttttataaTAAGTAGAGATAAAAAGGCCGTTTATAAAACTACCTTGGTCCTTTATTTTATTTGACCAACTCGGAGAACTACGGAGTAAAACATATGGGAATATACTCGTGACATTTTATTTCCAAGTCTATAGTATAATCGCCAAAAAACGTTTTTAATTAATAATATTGGAGTAGGTTTTACATTCTTTTTCAATGtacaagtattttttttttactctGTAATACTGATGTAAATTGGTTTGAGCTGTAATTTCTCAAAAAACTTTTAAACCTTGCAAATAAGTGGTTAAAAATACGATTCTTACACTTTTTATAGATTAAAAAATCAAACCGACCGGGATATTTCTATTAACTTTACTTTACTACCCAATTGACCAACTGTTCAATTCTCGAAAAAGACGTCAATCATTAGACCTGTACTCCGGCCCGGAACGGATTGGGTTGGCCAGGGACAGGCTGGGCTCTCCTGGTCAGACTCGGGCCAGGCTAGGAGAAGGGGCTGGCTTGGCCAAGCTGGGCGGGGATATGCTTGACCCGGGTCAAGGGTTGACGGGCCTtaccaatttatttatttttcctttatttttgctaaaatggaAGGCCATGGGCGGGTCGGGCTGGGATTTTAGGACCCGGGCCAAGATCGGGCTGGGCCAGGTCAGCCCGTGCTGACGGCTAACTATCAATCATACATTTCTTTAATTTCAGTCAATTATCACATTTAACTACAGTATTTTTTTCTCATTAAGAAGTTAAATCGaactttacaaaaaaaaaaaaaaaaaaagaatagaaTACACACTTGAAGAAAATTGGTCTTGTATGCAACAGTTTTACACGAAATTAGTGCAAAACCGTCTATTAAAAACTTATACCCCGTAAATATCTTTCACTTAAACATTGGAAAGGTAAATGTAAGATATTTCTCCACTATTAATCTagataaaaccgtcttacacagGAATCGTGTTATTAACATAAAAACGGAGGCAATATTTGAAAGGTGGTTAACCTGTTATTAGACGTTTGATATTGGCAAAATTTGGGGAAAATCCTTGCAGATTTGCGATCTTTACATTTCTTCGTCACTCCGCTCTTCTTCGATCACCCAAAAATGGTACGCGTACTTCAttcatttccttttttttcgCTATCTACCGATTTTTCACTCTTTAATTTCATCAATTGGAACTAGATTTCTAGATTGATCGTTATCAATTGAAGTTTAATTGACCTAATTTCGCGAATTTTCCTAGTTCTAATCATGTATCTGAATTCGTATTGTTTAGTAATCATAATATGTTCGCTGCGATCTTTGATTTctttcgttgttttttttttctgtggATTATTAGCAGATTGCTAGGTTGATCTTTGTCAATTGAAGTTAATTTGACCTAATTTCACGAATTTTATCTGTGCTGATTATGTAATTGTGCGAAATTGTCAAATTTCGATTGAAGTTATACTGTTTAGTAATCGTTAGATGCTTGCTATGATCTTTGACAGCTGAGTTTTGGACGTTTGTTCGATTCGTGTTTGTGATTTGGAAGCTAATGTGACTGATtcttgattatagacagttggcAGACGCCTATTGCATCAAATGTTGCGTCTTCGATTGTTGATGCATGATGCTAACTTGTATtgaatcacaaaatctcatttgagaCCGTCTTAAGCTTGGGATGACTTATTTCCATGCTCTGTGATTCGTTTAATGTTAGTTATGATGACTATGATGTAAGATAAAGACGGTATTAGGCAAGACTAACACTCGTATTGAGTATATTGAATGTGATTTCCAAATTCAGTTTGTGATTCTAGTTAATCAACATGGAAAAGTAAGATTGAcacgtcttaagtttaagacgacCTTTTCCCATGCTGTGTAGGTTATTTAATGCTAGCTGTTATGGCTATGTTGTAAGATTAAGACGGTTCTAGGCAAGATTAGCACTTGTATTGAATATGTTGAATGTGATTTTCAGATTCAGTTTGTGATTCTTATTAATCGACAAGGAAAAGTGAGATTGACAAAGTGGTACTCACCATATGCACAAAAGGAGAGGAGTAAGGTACAATGATCCTTTCACTGAGTTAACTAGTGATGCTGCATTTTGTTGAATACTTGTAATCAACAACGTGCTATTTGTGAAGGTTCTTCGTGAGCTTGGTGGTTTGATACTACCTCGGGGACCAAAGCTTTGTAACTTTGTCGATTGGAGAGGCCTAAAGGTCGTCTATAGAAGGTATTCCTTGTATTTTTGCTCGGATACCTGGGTAGATGGAGTTTTATGCTAATTTGGGAGTAAAAGTATGCTATGCTGAAAATTTCAATGATGATTGCTTAGTCATTAGTGGTTGTGATGTAAATTAGACATGGTGTTTTATATCTTTAATCCTTTTGAAAAAAAATCAGTTGGGGAATTCTGAAATTATAATTACAACCTATTCAATCATCAACCATACAGAAGGCAAAGAGCACATTACGAAAAAGGCTGAAGCTTCACAAGGAATGACTTTGCATATCTAACCTCTATCATTAACTTAGTGGATGGCTCAATTTCATGAGTTCTTCTCCAATACTAGGTTTTCTCTTGTTGGGGTTAACTTCGGTCAAATGTGTGTCCTTTGGTTCTGAATTATGATGTAACAGAAAAATGATTCCCTAGCCGGCTGCAGTTCTTTTTATTGTGAAGTAGTGGTCACTTGATGCATTTCTCGATGCAATTCATTTTGTCATATGGAAACAGCCTCCCTGTGTTGCTACTAGCTAACATAGGGGGATGGGTGCGTAGTGCGTACATCTGACCACCCCCTTCTTTTACCTTGCAATTTTGCTGTACCCCTTGTATCAGATATGATTGCGCGCCTTCAATCATTAGCTATAGTATTAGTATTCACCATGTTCATGACATAAATTATTCTGTCTTTCTGCTTTATAGTTGTAAGAAACTAGGAATCTTTGGAAATATTACTGAGGTCTCCATAATATGGTAGTGTCAAGTCATAGAGCCTGCTTAGGAGGATGCTTTAAGTCCATGTTTGCCATCACCTTGCTCGTGAAAATTTTAGTTTGATGTGGACACTGTTGCAACGATCTCCTGTTTGATCATTTGATGTAGCCTCTATCACAGTTTCTGATATTCACATTCTGCTTAGAATTTTCTTTTTGGAGTGAATTAGAAGTTTAGAACTATTTAGTTCTTCAATATTTTTCTGTTATGAACTTGACTCTCAGCAGATGTTAACGAATACTGAAAAGCTTTttaaaagtaaatacaataattTTTGAAAAAGATATTTATTTTAAAATCTTTCATGTTTATCCAGAAATAGCCAAATTGACCTGATATAAAAACTTCTGATTCTGAATAGGTGCACATTCACCCCCCAATACACTGCCTTGTGTTGTGTATTTCTGTTTTTAATTCCATGTTCCAGCGTCATGCCTTTGATACTGCATTCTGAAAGCCTCTTAGTATTTCACGAGTTCATTCTAAAAGATGTTTCTAAATACTAGCATGTGCCAATGTGTGTAGGGTTGAATCTTCTATAAAAGCACTAATTAGGTTTCTCTAGTTCATCTTTGCTTGGACTCTCACGTCTTTGTATTGTGTATTGTTATGAATGCAGGTATGCGAGCTTGTATTTCTGCATGTGCATTGACCCGGAAGACAATGAACTAGAGGTCCTTGAAATGATCCATCATTTTGTAGAGATTCTAGACCGGTATTATGGCAGTGTAAGTACTCTCCTACATTCTTATAGAAACACTCTAATCTGCTCTCCTCTCATCTCGCTGTCTTTTAATTCTAGGCTTGATTAATTTTTAATGTGCTCCTCTTCAGGTCTGTGAACTGGACTTGATCTTCAACTTTCACAAGGTATTTATGAAACTATGAGTATGACCTGGAAAACGAGTATCGTTTCTGAATTAGTATCATGAAAGATAGTTCCATCAATATAATGTGGAACCAACCCATTTAACTAAAAACTACCCATATACCTTCAGCCAGAAACAaataggaaaaagaaaagaaatactAGTAATTAGAATTAAGAAATAATATATGACCGTTTCATGTGAGATGTGTATTCAGAGAACATGAAACTTAGTTTATCAACGTCACTGTTATACATTCGTGACCCGTTTAACTTATCTTAATTTTATCTAATTCTCTATGTGATATGGCCATGATAGGCATACTATATTCTTGATGAGGTTTTAATTGCGGGTGAGCTGCAAGAATCAAGCAAGAAAACTGTAGCCAGACTGATTGCTGCGCAGGTACATTAATTCTCTGATcgtgttctctttttttttttgggttttgaagaAAAAAACATTGATTACTACTGGGAGTCTGAGACTGATATACCGGTTATGCAAGAGTATTCTGACATTGGAATTGAAATGCAGGATGCACTGGTCGAGGCGGTGAAAGAGCAAGAGAGCTCAATCAGCAATATAATTGCGCAAGCGACAAAGTAGGCTTCTCTTGAGGTGCATGTATTTGTGATTAAAATTTGATGTAATTGTTACTGTTTTGTGACGACTTGCATTTTCGTACAATCATGGTATGCTTTAATATTTGTTCTACCGCAGCCCCCAGGTGAACCTTTCTTGTCATATTGTATTATTGTTTCACTAGCAATTGTATGTTCAGTGTTGAGCTTCTCTGTGAAGTTAAGGATCTAGCTTCTTATAGAAAATGAGCCTTCTAATCGAACGCGGATATGTTTTAGACGGCGTTTTAAAAAACATATTCGGAATTCTGAATTGTCCAACTCTTGACTACCATGGACTAGACTAAAATAACTATGTTAACACATAACATTAAGGGTTCCATCTAGAGGTGATCAAGTGGGCCAGCCAAGCCCATTAGCCCAAACCAGCCCAATTCACTTTTTTTAAAGAGTGGCTTGggccttttattttggccaaAAAAGCTCACGGGCTGGCCCACAAGAGCCCAAAGTATATTTAGGCCGGGTTAGGTCAAGTGTTTGGCCCAGACCAACCCACATTTATAAATAAAGGAATTTTTCATGTAGGTTGTACACATCCCCACTTAAAACTAAAGTCAAAGCATCTTCAGGATCCTTTCCGTTTCTTTTTTGGTTTATTACCTTTCCAATCGATCGGATCTAATTTTAGACCAACCCATGTATTCTCCCTCAAGCCCGGCTTGGGTTGTGAATGGCGTAGCCCTGCCTGCCAGCCCACACCCCAAGCCCACATGGCTCGCTTGGCCTACCAACCCCTCATGGCCATTACACCCCAGCCCGACCAACTGTTCACCTCTACTCACATAGTCACATGAACCTACCAAAATAGAAGGTTTAAAAAGAGTGTATATATTCCCACTTTGAACTAAAGCCAAAACATCTCATGCAATGTAGGCCAATTCTATTATATATTTcctccgtcccgatcatttgttgtcctttggtttttggcacaaagaccaaggaaaggggaggGGCTAAttgctaaatgacaagtggaataaattgagtgtaaatgatcaaattattcatcaaattcattcttaaaatagaaaggacaacaaatgactgagacaccctaaaataTTTTTTGATTACATAAATAATCGATATCGTTTATGTTTATAAGGCTAACCAACTATAGTAATTGGTCAGACACCGTAAAATataaaaggacaacaaataaccgggacagagggagtatgacATAATTTGTACTCCGTATAAGAGAATCTCTCCGAAACTCAATACAATCCGACGGAAGAGGCTAATTAGTCGTTTTCTTCCCAGTATCTGTCTGCTGATGAATAATTTCTGTCTTCAGTTCATATATTGCGACTAGCAATCCAACcccacatatttttcacgtgaAACTACAAAGTTGAGTGAATAATTGAGTCCATAtaatacgtaaacaattgaataaGTCCTTAGCACGTGAAACTACAAAATTGAGTGAATAATTGAGTCCATatatacgtaaacaattgaacaaCTCCTTTGCAAAAATGCAAAATATCTTATCGTGAAACACGAAACTTGCATTATGTGGATTGCAGAATAGTCTACGTACGCACCTCCACAAACCACATACACTCAAGCTTTGTACGAGATTTACTTTAATGTATATGTGGTCCACCATATACTTATGTAATAATAGTGATGCATGATAGTGGGAACAAAGTTGCTCATTCGCTTGCGAAATTCAGTCTTAGTCGTAGTAGTGATCAAGTATGATTTGAAGGGTATCCAAGTGAAATTGGAACGATTGTAAACTCTGATTTTCGTATtttaaattaatatatatatatatatatatatatatcttatttcaaaaaaaaaaaaaaatgaacacaaaatctcatttgtgacggcacgtatccgtcactttggagtgacggataccattttccctcacaaatgacccaaatagaggagagagggaagcacatggggtgcccccactttgtcccccctattcgttttctgatgacattatccgtcact from Silene latifolia isolate original U9 population chromosome 3, ASM4854445v1, whole genome shotgun sequence harbors:
- the LOC141648405 gene encoding uncharacterized protein LOC141648405, yielding MKAIRGNTSNLTAFSKLLKSFTNLSESHQINSHESSHLLKIRVFSSFNGRRNDRNDFNRGRNDFNGGRNDFNRGRNDNDNDDKFSGRDRGNHGYNPNAGIPARGDRQRPQFGGQNMGPDRDNQPRDNHGYNPNAGRPARGDRQRPQFGGQNMGPDRDNEPRDNRPRGRRNDGFSRPVGGDRNMDRERDRANLKLSDDFFKLDENDEVEGKKDYQPSVRELVNKRGEKEDGEFLEKFKLGGVGKEESRSDEVHRIPPPEEEKMEVPEEANEIFNKMRKNGLIPNAVAMLDGLCKDGLVHEAMKLFGVMREKGSMPEVVVYTAVVEGFCKAHKVDDAVRIFKKMQDNGIVPNAFSYSVLVNGLCKAKRLEEAFDLCAEMLEAGHSPNVATFTELVHEFCKEKGVEDAQRFIEMLKQKGFCLDEKVVRVHLDKTGPTSPMVREAIFGPKKTTESAV
- the LOC141648390 gene encoding AP-1 complex subunit sigma-2-like, with amino-acid sequence MIQFVILINRQGKVRLTKWYSPYAQKERSKVLRELGGLILPRGPKLCNFVDWRGLKVVYRRYASLYFCMCIDPEDNELEVLEMIHHFVEILDRYYGSVCELDLIFNFHKAYYILDEVLIAGELQESSKKTVARLIAAQDALVEAVKEQESSISNIIAQATK